Proteins encoded together in one Amphritea japonica ATCC BAA-1530 window:
- a CDS encoding carboxyl transferase domain-containing protein, with product MATINSKINSRAEDFRANYDSMAEAVSDLRDKTAQIHQGGGAKYQERHLSRGKLLPRERINVLLDEGSPLLELSQLAAYGVYDDDIPAAGIITGIGRVSGQECMIIANDATVKGGTYFPLTVKKHLRAQEIAEQNHLPCIYLVDSGGANLPQQDEVFPDRDHFGRIFFNQARMSSKGIPQIAVVMGLCTAGGAYVPAMSDESIIVREQGTIFLAGPPLVKAATGEVVSAEDLGGADVHCKTSGVADHYAENDHHALEIARTCVANLNRRKDINIKTQPTKAPLYPADDLYGIVGTDLKKPFDVREVIARIVDGSEFDEFKKLYGTTLVTGFAHIHGYPVGIVANNGILFGESAQKGAHFIELCCQRKIPLLFLQNITGFMVGQKYESEGIAKHGAKMVTAVACADVPKFTVLIGGSFGAGNYGMCGRAYSPNMMFMWPNARISVMGGEQAAGVLATVKRDNMDRVGQEWSADEEAEFKQPVIETYEHQGHPYYASARLWDDGVIDPTQTRDVLGMSLSAALNKPVGETRFGVFRM from the coding sequence ATGGCTACTATAAACTCTAAAATCAATTCCCGGGCTGAAGATTTCCGCGCCAACTATGATTCAATGGCTGAAGCGGTAAGCGACCTGCGTGACAAGACAGCACAAATTCACCAGGGTGGCGGCGCCAAATATCAGGAACGTCACCTGTCCCGCGGCAAGTTACTGCCCCGTGAGCGTATCAACGTTCTGCTGGATGAAGGCTCGCCTTTGCTTGAGCTTTCCCAACTGGCAGCCTACGGCGTCTACGATGACGATATTCCAGCGGCTGGTATCATTACCGGTATTGGCCGGGTTAGCGGTCAGGAATGTATGATCATCGCCAACGATGCAACCGTTAAAGGCGGAACCTACTTTCCACTGACGGTTAAAAAACATCTGCGCGCTCAAGAGATCGCTGAACAAAATCATCTGCCTTGTATCTATCTGGTCGACTCCGGCGGTGCTAACCTGCCCCAGCAGGATGAAGTATTCCCGGACCGGGACCACTTCGGTCGTATCTTTTTCAATCAGGCACGTATGTCGTCTAAAGGCATCCCACAGATTGCTGTAGTAATGGGTCTCTGTACTGCTGGTGGTGCATATGTTCCAGCTATGTCAGACGAGTCTATTATTGTACGTGAGCAAGGCACTATCTTCCTGGCCGGCCCTCCGCTGGTTAAAGCAGCTACCGGTGAAGTCGTTAGCGCTGAGGATCTCGGTGGAGCCGATGTTCACTGTAAAACATCTGGCGTAGCCGATCATTATGCTGAAAACGATCATCATGCACTCGAAATTGCACGCACTTGTGTAGCCAATCTCAATCGTCGCAAAGATATCAACATCAAGACTCAGCCGACTAAAGCACCGCTTTACCCAGCTGATGACCTGTACGGCATTGTTGGTACTGATCTGAAAAAACCATTTGATGTACGTGAAGTTATCGCGCGTATAGTCGACGGTTCTGAATTCGATGAATTCAAGAAGCTATACGGCACAACACTGGTGACAGGTTTTGCGCATATCCACGGCTATCCAGTGGGCATTGTCGCAAACAACGGCATTCTGTTTGGCGAGTCTGCACAAAAAGGCGCTCACTTCATCGAGCTTTGCTGTCAGCGTAAGATTCCACTGCTGTTCTTGCAGAACATTACTGGCTTCATGGTAGGTCAGAAGTACGAATCTGAAGGTATCGCTAAGCATGGCGCCAAGATGGTTACTGCGGTAGCCTGCGCCGATGTGCCTAAATTCACCGTACTTATTGGCGGCAGCTTCGGCGCCGGTAACTACGGAATGTGTGGTCGTGCGTACAGCCCTAATATGATGTTCATGTGGCCAAACGCCCGTATTTCGGTCATGGGTGGCGAACAGGCTGCCGGTGTACTGGCAACTGTAAAACGTGACAACATGGATCGCGTTGGCCAGGAATGGTCTGCCGATGAAGAGGCTGAATTCAAGCAGCCTGTTATCGAAACCTATGAGCATCAGGGTCACCCTTATTACGCCTCTGCCCGTCTTTGGGACGATGGTGTTATCGATCCAACTCAGACCCGCGACGTTCTCGGTATGAGTCTTTCTGCTGCATTGAACAAGCCGGTGGGTGAAACCCGTTTCGGCGTGTTCCGCATGTAA
- a CDS encoding ABC transporter ATP-binding protein, with the protein MSADYVLETRNLVKEFKGFTAVDDVNLKVERGTIHALIGPNGAGKTTVFNLLTKFLTPTTGTILFNGKDITSMKSAAIARKGIVRSFQISAVFPHLTLLENVRIALQRNEGNSFHFWKSEKVLDKLNDRALELLDEVGLKDYANAITVDLPYGSKRALEIATTLALDPEMLLLDEPTQGMGHEDVSVVADLIKKVSANRTILMVEHNLHVVAQLADKITVLQRGAILTEGDYATVSQDPQVREAYMGVEADDEVANAIAAESAAASAAEKEAVK; encoded by the coding sequence ATGAGTGCAGACTACGTTCTCGAGACCAGAAATCTGGTTAAGGAATTCAAGGGCTTTACCGCCGTTGACGATGTAAATCTCAAAGTTGAGCGAGGAACAATACACGCGCTTATCGGACCTAACGGTGCGGGTAAGACGACTGTATTTAACCTGCTAACAAAATTTCTAACACCTACTACCGGAACAATTCTGTTCAACGGTAAAGATATCACATCAATGAAATCTGCTGCTATCGCCCGTAAGGGAATAGTTCGCTCGTTTCAGATATCCGCCGTATTCCCGCACCTTACTCTGCTGGAAAATGTGCGTATTGCACTACAGCGTAATGAAGGTAACAGCTTCCATTTCTGGAAATCAGAAAAGGTGCTGGACAAACTTAATGATCGTGCGCTTGAACTTCTTGATGAAGTGGGTCTGAAAGATTATGCCAATGCGATCACTGTAGATCTTCCCTACGGAAGTAAGCGGGCATTGGAAATCGCGACTACCCTGGCTCTTGATCCTGAGATGTTGCTGCTGGATGAGCCAACGCAGGGCATGGGTCATGAGGATGTAAGCGTTGTTGCTGATCTTATCAAGAAAGTATCGGCAAACCGTACCATTCTAATGGTTGAGCATAACCTGCATGTTGTTGCACAACTCGCTGATAAAATTACTGTTTTACAGCGTGGCGCGATTCTTACTGAAGGCGATTATGCCACTGTATCCCAGGACCCACAGGTGCGCGAAGCATATATGGGGGTTGAGGCTGATGATGAGGTCGCTAACGCGATTGCTGCTGAAAGTGCTGCCGCCAGCGCTGCAGAGAAGGAGGCAGTGAAATGA
- a CDS encoding hydroxymethylglutaryl-CoA lyase: MAFPKHVRLFEMGARDGLQNESGPVIDTAIKVELINQLSDTGLTHIEAASFVSPKWVPQMGDASAVMAGITRKQGITYSALTPNVKGLEGAIAAGADEVAVFGAASEAFTQKNINCSIKESLERFAPVIEMAKEHNIRVRGYVSTVMGCPYDGEIDPAQVAAVSRDLLDMGCYEISLGDTIGVGTPLKAKRMLEAVAQQVPVEKLAAHFHDTYGQALSNLYAVVEEGVAVIDASVAGLGGCPYAQGASGNVATEDVLYMLNGLGIETGVDLQKLAQTGHWITAQLGRTSGSKVALALGCN; encoded by the coding sequence ATGGCTTTTCCTAAGCATGTTCGCCTATTCGAAATGGGGGCCCGCGACGGTCTCCAGAACGAATCCGGCCCGGTGATCGATACAGCTATAAAGGTTGAGTTGATCAACCAGCTAAGCGATACCGGTCTGACGCATATCGAAGCGGCCAGTTTTGTCTCGCCCAAATGGGTTCCTCAGATGGGCGATGCCAGCGCCGTAATGGCTGGTATTACCCGCAAACAGGGTATTACCTATTCAGCGCTGACGCCTAACGTAAAAGGCCTGGAAGGGGCGATTGCTGCCGGCGCGGATGAAGTTGCCGTATTTGGTGCCGCCTCGGAAGCGTTCACCCAGAAGAACATCAACTGTTCAATAAAGGAAAGTCTTGAGCGCTTCGCGCCCGTGATCGAAATGGCCAAAGAACATAACATCCGGGTGCGGGGCTATGTCTCCACCGTGATGGGCTGTCCTTATGATGGTGAAATTGATCCGGCACAAGTGGCAGCGGTCAGTCGAGATCTTCTGGACATGGGTTGTTACGAAATTTCTTTGGGCGACACTATCGGTGTCGGTACCCCACTGAAAGCGAAACGAATGCTCGAAGCCGTTGCACAACAAGTGCCCGTTGAAAAGCTGGCAGCTCACTTCCATGACACTTACGGTCAGGCTTTGTCTAACCTATACGCGGTTGTAGAAGAAGGTGTTGCTGTCATTGACGCTTCTGTTGCTGGTCTTGGCGGGTGCCCTTACGCTCAGGGTGCGTCTGGAAATGTTGCTACCGAAGACGTACTTTATATGCTTAACGGGCTCGGTATTGAGACCGGCGTTGATCTTCAAAAGCTGGCGCAAACCGGCCACTGGATCACGGCTCAACTGGGCCGTACCAGTGGCTCAAAAGTCGCACTGGCACTCGGATGTAACTAA
- a CDS encoding acetyl/propionyl/methylcrotonyl-CoA carboxylase subunit alpha: MFSKILIANRGEIACRVIQTAHRMGIRCVAVYSEADRNARHVAMADEAFLLGPAPSSESYLRADKILEIAKQSGAQAVHPGYGFLSENAQFAQACADNGIEFIGPPTGAIEAMGSKSAAKEIMSHASVPLVPGYHGDDQTPAVLKEESVKCGFPQLLKAVAGGGGKGMRVVNSIDEFDEALTSACRESKKAFGNSDMLIERYLTQPRHVEIQVFCDKQGNGVYLAERDCSVQRRHQKVIEEAPAPNLADETRIAMGEAAVRAAQAIDYVGAGTVEFLYDVDGSFYFMEMNTRLQVEHPVTELITGQDLVEWQLRIASGEPLPQQQDEVRVHGHALEARIYAEDPDNEFLPATGTLHYLRTPEESQHVRVDTGVVEGDEVSVFYDPMIAKLIVWDDDRDRAIARMEKALEEYRISGLKTNLRFLRNLAGSAPFKALDLDTGFIEKHEKLLFPASNLDTQYCLVMAACFFSEKTKQQATNPDDPFSPFGHQNSWRVNSEYARPLKLIHNEAEYDLSIVEQNGQYQIQVGDASYQVSAQLNDDKLDVIINGHRLSVHLFNDGDDLTLFHEGEQFICEQHRESFSSDDSAGDNSLTAPMNGAVVAVLVEAGQEVKQGETVVIMEAMKMEHSLKAPHDGTVAEVYFAEGDLVEDGAELISLNAAED; this comes from the coding sequence ATGTTTAGTAAAATTCTTATAGCTAACCGCGGCGAGATCGCTTGTCGTGTTATTCAAACCGCACACCGCATGGGTATTCGCTGTGTTGCTGTCTATTCTGAAGCAGACCGCAACGCACGTCATGTTGCGATGGCAGATGAAGCCTTTCTGTTAGGACCTGCACCAAGCAGCGAAAGCTACCTTCGGGCAGATAAAATTCTCGAGATCGCTAAGCAATCCGGCGCTCAGGCAGTTCACCCAGGTTATGGCTTCCTGTCTGAAAATGCCCAGTTCGCTCAGGCTTGTGCTGACAACGGTATCGAGTTCATCGGACCACCTACCGGTGCAATCGAAGCAATGGGCTCAAAATCTGCTGCAAAAGAGATTATGTCTCACGCATCTGTACCACTGGTACCGGGTTATCACGGTGATGATCAGACCCCTGCCGTTTTGAAAGAAGAGTCAGTAAAATGTGGTTTCCCACAACTGCTAAAAGCTGTTGCCGGTGGTGGCGGTAAAGGGATGCGCGTTGTGAACTCTATTGATGAGTTCGATGAAGCACTCACATCTGCTTGTCGCGAATCCAAAAAGGCTTTTGGTAACTCCGATATGCTGATTGAACGCTACCTGACACAACCGCGCCACGTAGAGATTCAGGTGTTCTGCGATAAGCAGGGGAACGGTGTCTATCTGGCGGAACGTGACTGTTCTGTACAGCGTCGCCACCAGAAAGTTATTGAAGAAGCGCCTGCACCAAACCTTGCCGATGAAACCCGCATTGCGATGGGCGAAGCGGCTGTACGTGCTGCTCAGGCAATCGATTATGTTGGTGCTGGTACCGTCGAGTTTTTGTACGACGTGGATGGCTCTTTCTACTTCATGGAGATGAACACCCGCCTGCAGGTAGAGCACCCGGTCACCGAGCTCATCACCGGACAAGATCTGGTTGAATGGCAGCTACGTATTGCCAGTGGTGAACCCCTGCCACAGCAGCAGGATGAAGTCCGTGTCCACGGCCACGCTCTGGAAGCTCGTATTTATGCCGAAGACCCGGATAACGAATTCCTGCCGGCTACCGGCACCCTGCACTACCTGCGCACACCGGAAGAAAGCCAGCACGTGCGGGTTGATACCGGCGTAGTTGAAGGTGATGAAGTCAGCGTATTTTACGATCCAATGATCGCCAAACTGATTGTCTGGGATGATGATCGTGACCGCGCTATCGCTCGCATGGAAAAAGCCCTTGAGGAATATCGCATCAGCGGCCTTAAGACTAACCTGCGATTCCTGCGTAACCTGGCAGGAAGTGCGCCATTTAAAGCATTAGATCTGGACACCGGTTTTATCGAGAAGCATGAAAAGCTGCTATTCCCAGCCAGCAATCTGGATACCCAGTACTGCCTGGTCATGGCCGCCTGCTTCTTCAGCGAAAAAACCAAACAGCAAGCCACGAATCCAGATGATCCGTTTTCTCCTTTTGGTCATCAGAATAGCTGGCGCGTTAACTCTGAGTACGCCCGTCCACTCAAGCTTATTCATAACGAAGCCGAATATGACCTGAGCATTGTCGAGCAGAACGGTCAGTATCAGATTCAGGTTGGCGATGCCAGCTATCAGGTATCTGCACAGCTTAACGATGACAAACTTGATGTGATCATCAACGGCCACCGCCTTAGCGTGCATCTGTTTAATGATGGTGACGATCTGACCCTGTTCCACGAAGGCGAGCAGTTTATCTGTGAGCAGCATCGTGAAAGCTTCAGTAGCGACGACAGCGCTGGTGATAACAGCCTGACTGCACCTATGAATGGTGCCGTTGTTGCGGTACTGGTTGAAGCTGGCCAGGAAGTTAAACAAGGCGAAACCGTAGTAATCATGGAAGCGATGAAGATGGAGCACAGCCTGAAGGCACCTCATGACGGTACTGTGGCTGAGGTGTACTTCGCTGAGGGTGATTTGGTTGAAGATGGTGCTGAGCTAATTTCGCTAAATGCTGCGGAGGACTAA
- a CDS encoding isovaleryl-CoA dehydrogenase, whose protein sequence is MIAQYSSLNFGLGETLDMLREHVNSFAASEIAPRAEQIDIDNEFPNDLWQKFGDMGLLGITVSEEYGGVGMGYLAHMIAMEEISRASASVGLSYGAHSNLCVNQINRNGTHEQKLKYLPKLLSGEHIGALAMSEPNAGSDVVSMKLSARDNGDHYLLNGNKMWITNGPDASTYVIYAKTDVHAGPKGITAFIVERDAPGFSRHQKLDKLGMRGSNTCELVFEDCVVPKENILGELGGGVKVLMSGLDYERLVLAGGPLGIMQAAMDICVPYTRDRVQFGKAIGEFELVQGKVADMYTLMNASKAYAYTVAQAAMRGETSRKDCAAVILYTAEMATKIALDAIQLLGGNGYINEFPTGRLLRDAKLYEIGAGTSEIRRMLIGRELFLNK, encoded by the coding sequence ATGATTGCACAGTACAGCTCACTAAATTTTGGCCTGGGTGAAACTCTGGACATGCTTCGCGAACACGTTAACAGCTTCGCAGCCTCTGAAATCGCACCCCGCGCAGAACAGATCGATATCGATAACGAATTCCCAAATGATCTGTGGCAGAAATTCGGCGACATGGGTCTGCTCGGCATCACCGTCAGCGAAGAGTACGGCGGTGTTGGCATGGGTTACCTGGCTCATATGATCGCTATGGAAGAGATCAGCCGCGCATCCGCATCTGTCGGCTTGTCCTACGGTGCGCACTCTAACCTGTGTGTTAACCAGATCAACCGTAACGGTACCCATGAGCAGAAACTGAAGTACCTGCCTAAGCTACTCAGCGGTGAGCATATCGGCGCACTGGCAATGTCTGAGCCGAATGCAGGTTCTGATGTCGTTTCTATGAAGCTATCTGCACGTGATAATGGCGATCACTATTTGCTGAATGGCAACAAGATGTGGATCACCAACGGTCCTGATGCCAGCACTTACGTAATCTACGCTAAAACTGATGTACACGCTGGTCCTAAAGGAATCACAGCATTCATCGTTGAACGCGATGCACCTGGATTCTCTCGCCACCAGAAGCTGGACAAGCTGGGCATGCGCGGCTCTAACACCTGTGAGCTGGTCTTTGAAGATTGCGTTGTACCTAAGGAAAATATTCTTGGCGAACTCGGTGGTGGTGTAAAAGTTCTGATGTCCGGTCTGGATTATGAGCGCCTGGTACTGGCTGGTGGCCCACTGGGTATTATGCAGGCAGCGATGGACATCTGTGTTCCTTATACTCGCGACCGCGTTCAGTTCGGTAAAGCTATCGGTGAGTTCGAGCTGGTACAGGGTAAGGTTGCAGATATGTACACCCTGATGAATGCCTCTAAAGCTTATGCTTACACAGTTGCACAAGCAGCAATGCGTGGTGAGACTTCACGTAAAGACTGTGCAGCAGTCATTCTTTACACCGCAGAGATGGCAACTAAGATCGCTTTGGATGCAATTCAGCTTCTGGGCGGTAACGGCTACATTAACGAATTCCCAACGGGTCGTCTGTTACGTGACGCCAAGTTGTATGAAATCGGTGCTGGTACGTCGGAGATCCGTCGTATGTTGATCGGCCGTGAGCTGTTCCTGAACAAGTAA
- a CDS encoding MerR family transcriptional regulator: MSPSTFSISDLASEFDVTTRSIRFYEDQKLLFPSRRGQTRIYSGPDRVRLKLILRGKRLGFSLAETRELFELWDESTTGSMKQLELLMTKIQEKKMALEQQLKDIAMLQLELDSAESRCQDAMNELKNKPA, encoded by the coding sequence ATGAGCCCATCAACATTTTCGATCAGCGATCTGGCCAGTGAGTTTGATGTCACAACTCGCAGCATTCGCTTTTATGAAGACCAGAAACTGCTCTTTCCCAGCCGTAGAGGACAAACCCGTATCTATAGCGGGCCTGACCGGGTGAGATTAAAGCTGATTCTCAGAGGAAAGCGATTAGGGTTTTCACTGGCTGAAACCCGTGAGCTTTTCGAATTATGGGATGAAAGCACGACTGGCAGCATGAAACAGCTCGAGCTTTTAATGACCAAAATTCAGGAAAAGAAGATGGCACTCGAACAGCAACTCAAAGATATTGCCATGCTTCAACTCGAACTGGACAGTGCAGAAAGTCGCTGTCAGGACGCAATGAATGAACTTAAGAACAAACCGGCTTAG
- a CDS encoding peroxidase-related enzyme (This protein belongs to a clade of uncharacterized proteins related to peroxidases such as the alkylhydroperoxidase AhpD.), with amino-acid sequence MSQPDHVTALDLNFPTRDELSPDFKKYFEVCDEKLGMVPNVLTAYSHNAAQLDVFSKFYNELMFGEGNLTTLEREMIAVAVSSQNHCFYCIVAHGAAVRNYSEDPALGELMAINYRAAELSQRHRSMLDFAVKMTISADAIEEEDRQALRDAGFSDQDIWDIANVAGFYNMTNRIASAVDMQPNPEYHAQAR; translated from the coding sequence ATGTCTCAACCGGACCATGTTACCGCGCTGGATCTAAACTTTCCGACACGGGATGAACTATCACCGGACTTCAAAAAATACTTCGAAGTCTGTGATGAAAAGCTGGGAATGGTACCTAACGTACTGACCGCTTATAGCCACAACGCAGCACAATTAGACGTGTTCTCTAAGTTTTATAATGAGCTGATGTTCGGTGAAGGTAATTTAACCACATTAGAACGCGAAATGATCGCTGTTGCAGTGTCCTCTCAGAACCACTGTTTCTATTGCATAGTCGCCCACGGTGCTGCAGTACGGAACTATTCTGAAGACCCTGCTTTGGGCGAACTGATGGCGATTAATTATCGTGCTGCAGAGCTTTCTCAGCGACACCGGTCCATGCTTGATTTTGCCGTGAAAATGACTATTTCTGCAGATGCGATCGAAGAGGAAGACCGTCAGGCACTCCGCGATGCAGGCTTTTCAGATCAGGATATTTGGGATATCGCCAACGTGGCCGGTTTCTACAACATGACTAACCGAATTGCCAGTGCCGTTGATATGCAACCGAATCCTGAATATCACGCACAGGCCCGTTAA
- a CDS encoding AMP-binding protein: MSNAKPSYTSGTSNKPLLGMTIGDKFDEICATYPDNDALIVHYQDIRWTYSQLREQVEQCARALLAVGVKAGDRVGMWSPNNFQWTVTQFATAKVGAILVNVNPAYRLHELEYALNQSGARYLVTADSFKSSNYTQMLQELAPELSNCEKGQLKSEKLKTLECIINLSEEQHPGMWRWNDFVEEASKVELSEVEAIQATLQFDDAINIQYTSGTTGFPKGATLSHHNILNNGYFVGESQNLTDKDRLIIPVPLYHCFGMVMGNLGCMTHGAAMIYPTDGFEPKAVLEAVEKEKATALYGVPTMFIAELEDPDFDKYDLSSLRTGIMAGSICPAEVMKAVNSKMNMQEVQIAYGMTETSPVSTQTAADDPFEKRVTTVGRTQPHLETKIVNAATGRIVDRGEIGELCTRGYSVMLKYWKNEEATKGSIDENGWMHTEDLATMDEEGYIQIVGRIKDMVIRGGENVYPKEIEEFLYTHPGISDVQVTGVPDKKYGEELIAWVKLNGDADSVTEEQLRAFCKGKITHFKVPRYFKFVEEFPMTVTGKIQKFKMREVSIKELGLDDI, encoded by the coding sequence ATGAGCAATGCAAAACCCAGTTACACCAGCGGTACTAGTAATAAACCGCTACTCGGCATGACCATCGGCGATAAGTTCGATGAGATCTGTGCCACCTACCCCGACAACGATGCACTGATTGTACATTATCAGGATATTCGCTGGACCTACTCACAATTGCGCGAACAAGTTGAACAGTGCGCCCGCGCCCTTCTGGCGGTTGGCGTAAAAGCCGGTGACCGGGTCGGAATGTGGTCACCAAATAATTTTCAGTGGACAGTTACTCAGTTCGCCACCGCTAAAGTCGGCGCCATCCTGGTTAACGTTAACCCGGCTTACCGTCTCCACGAACTTGAGTATGCTCTTAACCAGTCTGGTGCCAGATACCTGGTAACTGCAGATAGTTTCAAATCATCTAATTACACTCAGATGCTGCAAGAATTAGCCCCAGAACTGAGCAACTGCGAGAAAGGCCAGCTTAAATCAGAAAAGCTGAAAACACTTGAATGCATTATTAACCTGTCAGAAGAACAGCATCCGGGTATGTGGCGCTGGAACGACTTTGTTGAAGAAGCGAGCAAGGTTGAACTGTCAGAAGTAGAAGCAATTCAGGCAACGCTGCAGTTCGATGACGCTATCAATATTCAGTACACTTCGGGAACCACTGGTTTTCCTAAGGGTGCCACGCTGAGTCATCACAATATCCTGAATAACGGCTATTTTGTTGGTGAGAGTCAAAATCTAACGGATAAAGATCGCCTGATCATCCCGGTTCCTCTCTACCACTGCTTCGGTATGGTGATGGGCAACCTGGGCTGCATGACCCATGGCGCAGCCATGATCTACCCAACCGACGGTTTCGAACCTAAGGCAGTGCTTGAAGCAGTGGAGAAAGAAAAAGCCACCGCTTTATACGGCGTACCTACAATGTTTATCGCTGAACTTGAAGATCCTGATTTCGATAAATATGACCTGTCTTCTCTGCGCACCGGCATCATGGCAGGTTCAATCTGCCCGGCTGAAGTAATGAAAGCGGTTAACTCGAAGATGAACATGCAAGAGGTTCAGATCGCTTATGGCATGACTGAAACCAGCCCGGTTTCTACTCAGACTGCCGCTGATGACCCTTTTGAGAAGCGCGTAACCACTGTAGGTCGTACCCAGCCACACCTGGAAACTAAAATTGTTAACGCTGCCACCGGGCGGATTGTTGATCGCGGTGAGATCGGTGAGCTTTGCACCCGGGGTTACAGTGTAATGCTGAAATACTGGAAAAACGAAGAAGCCACCAAGGGCTCCATTGACGAAAATGGCTGGATGCATACAGAAGATCTGGCCACTATGGATGAAGAAGGTTACATCCAGATCGTAGGCCGTATTAAAGATATGGTTATTCGTGGCGGCGAGAACGTCTATCCTAAAGAGATCGAAGAGTTCCTATACACTCATCCAGGCATCAGTGATGTTCAGGTTACCGGTGTGCCGGACAAGAAGTACGGTGAAGAGCTAATTGCCTGGGTTAAACTCAATGGTGATGCCGATAGCGTTACCGAAGAGCAACTTCGTGCCTTCTGTAAAGGTAAGATCACCCACTTTAAAGTACCGCGTTACTTCAAGTTCGTTGAAGAGTTTCCGATGACCGTTACCGGAAAGATCCAGAAGTTCAAGATGCGAGAGGTCTCCATCAAAGAACTGGGTCTGGATGATATCTGA
- a CDS encoding enoyl-CoA hydratase/isomerase family protein → MTTDSNNPLVLLEKSNNGVAQLIINRPEVHNAFDDDVIEQLIANLEATNEDPEVRVLVLRSRGKNFSAGADLAWMKRMAQNSHEENMVDAGRLARLMEVLNDHSKPTIALVQGAAYGGAVGLAACCDIVIAAESSGFCLSEVKIGLIPAVISPYVVRAIGERQSRRYFVTAELFNARTAQEFGLVHEVVESVDQLDEACDRFIATLRKNSPQAMKAAKDLIYAVSQKEITKEVIDDTARRIADIRVSDEGQEGLGSFLQKRKPNWIQE, encoded by the coding sequence ATGACTACTGATTCAAATAACCCACTGGTATTGCTTGAAAAAAGCAATAACGGTGTCGCTCAGCTAATCATTAATCGTCCTGAAGTTCATAACGCTTTTGATGACGATGTAATTGAACAGCTGATAGCCAACCTCGAAGCGACCAACGAAGACCCTGAAGTCAGGGTACTCGTACTGCGCTCCCGTGGTAAAAACTTCTCCGCCGGTGCCGATCTGGCCTGGATGAAACGCATGGCTCAAAACAGCCATGAAGAGAATATGGTAGATGCGGGCCGTCTGGCTCGTCTGATGGAAGTACTAAACGATCACTCCAAGCCAACTATCGCACTGGTACAAGGCGCCGCTTATGGTGGCGCTGTCGGCCTGGCCGCTTGCTGTGACATCGTTATCGCCGCCGAAAGCAGTGGTTTCTGCCTATCTGAAGTTAAGATTGGCTTGATCCCTGCGGTTATCAGCCCTTACGTTGTTCGCGCTATTGGCGAACGACAATCACGTCGCTACTTTGTTACCGCTGAACTTTTCAATGCCCGTACGGCACAAGAATTTGGTTTGGTACATGAAGTAGTAGAGAGCGTGGATCAACTGGATGAAGCCTGCGACCGTTTTATCGCAACTTTGCGTAAAAATAGCCCACAGGCAATGAAAGCTGCCAAAGATCTGATCTACGCAGTCAGCCAGAAGGAGATCACTAAAGAGGTGATCGATGATACTGCCCGTCGCATTGCGGACATCCGCGTCAGCGACGAAGGCCAGGAAGGACTAGGGTCTTTCCTGCAAAAGCGTAAACCGAACTGGATCCAGGAGTAA